The sequence GGTATAAAAATAACCATAGTAGACACCTTTGTGATGGGTAGACCtctggctccatgctcgtgacgttgaatcTATAAACCCCGTGTTTTTACTAAGTTTGCATTGCATCCCTCATGCATTCATGCGTTTTAAAACCAAAAGTATCTTTCAAGGATTAAAAGGAAACTATTTTTGTAAACAATATAATAATGGgaactgaaagaagaaaaacaaaaagatacACTTTCAAGAGTCCAAAGATAGAAGAATTGAGAAAATTAGGATCCTTAATTGCCAATCAAGAGAGTTTTTGTGACAAGTATGGAAAGTTCTTGTATCTCCTCAAAACAAAGATAAAAGAAGGAATTCTCTCTACATTGGTCCAATCCTATGATCCCTTGTATCATTGTTCCACCTTCCCTAATTATCAAATTTTGCCAACATTGGAAGAGTATGCAAGTATCATAGGATTGCCCATTACTGGAAAGATTCCCTTTACTGGTTTAGAAGGAGACACCAAGTCTCATGACATTGCCAAGTTCTCTCATTTAAGGAATGATGAGATTGAGAAGAATATGGTCACCAAAGGAGGATTACTTGGATTTCCTGCTCAATTTATGATCGAGAAAGCTCTTGCCttttcaaaagaagaaagaatggaTGACTTTGAAGCTGTCTTTGCCATGCTTGTTTATGGACTGTTCTTGTTCCCAGATAGTGAAAACTTCGTTGATATTAATGCAATCAAAGTCTCCATGAAAGGAAACCATgttcctactttgcttggggacacTTACTATTCCATTCACTTGAGGAATTCCTAtggaaagggaatgattacctttTGTACTCCTTTTCTATACAAGTGGTACATCTCTCATTTTCCAAACACCAATGATTTTTGGGACCTTCAAGAATGACAAAGGTGGTCTCAAAAGATTATGACTCTCACCAAAACTAATATTATCTGGACCAACAACTCCTTCTGTAGGATGAACACCCTAGATAGCTGGGGTGATTTTCCTAATGTAACTCTTCTTGGTATAAAAGGAGGAATCAGTTATAGTCTCGTTTTATCTTGTCGTCAATTTGGTTTCCTTATGGATAAAAGACCAAGGAATATTTTATTGGATGGATTCTTCTTTGAATAAGGGATTGAAAATAAAGAATTGAGAAAGAGGATTGCTAATGCTTGGCACCCAAGtcatagaaaagaaataaaagagtggaAAATAAAAGGGGATCTCTCACCCGAGCCTTTTGAATAATGTATTAGTTCAAGAGCCGCTTAACTTAGGATGCCTTATCTTCCTGAGACATCTGCACCTCCAATTAAGAAACCTCTTGTACCTCATGTTTCTCCTCCAACAATGGAAGATCTCCAAccctgaagaagatgaagaaatcaaGGGAGTATTGGAAGAACAAGTTTGAAGCCTCAGAATGTGAGAAAGGTATTATGGAAGATCTCTttgatgataaaattaaaaaaaaggatgATTTACTTTTCctccaagatggatggctcatggaAAAGGATGCTACAATTTCTAGGTATGCAAGAGAAAAGAAGAGGAAGCAAGAAGAAACACTCTCTCCTGAAGCAAGTGCATGGAAGAGCATCATTGAGAAGCTTGAAAAGGCTAAGCTGAAGAATCAAGAGAAGAAGAATCAAGATGACATGGATAATTCACATTAAGATTCCTTAAGATTACTTTTGATATTTTCTATCtctatttattatttctattttgtaACTCTTGAAAGTATTTGTACCTTGGACAACCCTTGTGCCTTGTAAGCTCTTGAAAAAATTGTtacttcgatgaccctcgattgtccctcgatgacccttgtcCCTTATATGTACCAAGGATGTCCCTTGTCccttattattaatgaataaaaaccactgatcagtaaGTAGCTTGATCTTGAACTTCATCATTTAAGCATCATTTTTAGCATTTCTCGATACCAGATTGTTACATTTTGCGTATAGAATAaaagccctaaggttttagggattGATTGTGCATAttagtcatttaattttaaaaagaagtTTTATGGTTCTTGAGGTTTCTGAAAAAATTAAAAAGCTAAAGTTAATATAAATTGAAGTTATTTATATATTTGGAATCGTAAGAGAATTCTGTACATGTTCTGTCTTATGAGTTTTGTCTAAAAGTGCTTAAAATTCAAAGTCCAAATCTCAGATATTGTTGgccgtgaggttgaagatgaagttcaattCAGCTTTATAACACgtttttaatatatattcatGCGCGTGTTTCATTATCGGTTGTAACGTGTGGGTTCAGTGGTAGGCTTTTGGCTCCCTAACCATTAGGGCATGAGTTCAACACCTCTAGGCAGCATTcctaattttttaccactatttttttattgttgttcttaacaactttaattaataatttaaccaatcaaatcaactcatttttgtctaatttttttacaaactttGTTTATGTGACATTTTTTAGGCTATAttttaaaattccaaaaaatattattatttgatcaTGTTTTAATCAAGACAGAAGTGATACTTTTTAAGCTTCTTTAAAGTCCttcaatttaaatattttcaaatgataTTCACCGTGTAACTTGTAGATACTTTTGTGAATCAATTAGAATTAGGGTAATATTACCTTGAAGAAATTAATATGATCCCTTAGTTAATTCACCTAGGGTTTTGCTTTAATTGACTTTTAAATAATTAGATTTAAGTGTACATAACTAAAACCCTAATCTTGTGATCCCAATGCAATTTCATGTTGATATTAACTTGTTGCTATGATATTTCTGTGTTTATCCACTTGTACATATGCTTGTTGATTTACATCTTTGTacctttgtatatatatatatatacattgtcTACTAACCGCATCCATGAGACATTTacccatcatcacatcatatccattcatacatgaaatgatcttgAGGTATGTCATCCTTTTATTCAAGAAAATTTTACCCTTGAGTTTATACATTGATTTTATCCTAATTTACCTTTattgtatccatgatacacatAACATGTCTCACACACCACTTGAGACAGTTACCCTTAATGCTTGCTTGAGATGATTGATTCCTCGTTGATGCTAAAAATACAAAGGAAtcagaatggtattgactaaaattgtcaaggtactcactctctttccaactcttttactctgtgcttagtattgttaaagctttgcacctctccttgttttaaaatggttttgttTTATTAAATCTAAACCTTTTAAAATCAatccttggttttgtattgttaaagaccAACCAACTTCTTTAATCACCCTTGCcgtgtattgttaaagcttgacaccttttaaaacttgttaagtattgttaaaacataaccttttaaaaacccgttgagtattttTAAAGCTCAACACTCAAAAAGATTTTGCCTCTTggctattttattttccttttaaggggaTATACAAAAGCTTTGAATTCCCTAtttcacttaaggggtatgtaggcctaagatgcgatgtcttctcgagctcacttttaaaatcttattttctcatcctcccactctatttaaacaaaaacacaaaaaacaaaaaaacagttttatgaaaaaaataacaatgataatatatattttaaaaaggtCCCTACCCCCCGTACGTAATATATGTGAGGGGTACTTATagtttccccttgcataaccaacccccgtagcTAGATAGTCTCAAAAGGACTCTAGGTATTAGGTACCAAAATGTATCAAATGAAATCCACTAAGGTCTCAGATCAATGTCTCAGAACATAACCAAAGACTCAGATGCAACAGAGTATCAGGTGAACTCCAAGCTAAGGGAAACCCTAAttctaagtccataagtccaaatatTCAAGTATGGGATAGTATCCATAGTCCATAAGAATACATTAGGAGTTTTTTAGGCTTTTTCCTTTATTaattttttgatgaaaataaaaagaaaagcccaagggACAAAGAGAAAAAAGGCATAAAAGTAAATGACATAAAGTAAAATGACATGAAATGTAAATGCTTGAAACATAAATGGCATAAAGTGCATTATAGTAAAGTGCGGAGAGTAAATGTTAGGAGTTAGTTCAATTTAATAGTATTAATGTTAGGGTTAATGATAATTAAACCAATTTCGGACAAATTTAGTTAGAGGTCACGGTAAACTTCTGTAATGCTTCAATTAGCTTCAGAGGATACCGATGGAAGATTCTGGGTGGAGAATTGAAgttgaaatgaagagaaaatggtattttgatcattttatttttagaggTTTTGGAGCTTCTAAATAGTAGAGGTTTTTTGGTTTTACAAACTTGGTTTTCagtgcagaaatgagctctatttataggagaatAAGTGAGGTCATGGTATGTGCCAAATTCCTCTTCAATTGTGTGAATCAAGTTGAGAAATTTCTAGATCTAAACCGTGTGAGAATGAGCATAGAATGTGTGATTTACTGAGCTATTCCAATCGTTTTTCTTTGTACCAAATGTGTTTCACCATGATAAGCAAGTTTGCACATGTGCAAAGCGATCCCCTTTCAGTTTCAGGTCAATTCTAATAACAGGTCACTTGGTACAAACATAGTTCATGCCACCCTGTTCATGCTTAGGCCAAATTCAATCTACTAGTGTGTTTTATAATTCTATATTTTCCAATTGATCCTTTTATAGAAAGTTAAGCTGAAAATGAGCTGAAAATGACATGAGTTGAAAGTTGAGGTCGTGTCCTGAAATTTAGGTCAGACATTAGGTCAAACAGGTAAAAAGATTTGTTCATCAAATTTATAATACTTGTAtattaagttttgaaaatattatatatatattttttgaaaattgtcTATAGTAGAAAACATAAAGATTAttaatgtaaaaatatttattattattattattattactattaaagtCGTacgaatgattattttacaattCTTTATGAGATTTAGATGTTATTAAGTAAAATTACTATaccaattttttatttgattcatacatacataaataatatatatatatatatatatatgtatatatatatatatatatatatatatatatatatatatatatatatatatatatatcaaatacatcctttaaaaatacatttaaaaaaatagtactcattacaaaatttcaaacaataatgaattttaaaaattcaCTATTGAAATGTATTAAAATATGCTTTGAAACTAAGCTTTTAAACAATTGGTTCAAGGAAAACAAtagaccttttttttttaaaatgagattaTATTGAAACAAACAAAGATTGATACAAAACGATAGGGGGACATCCACCAAAACCCTATCAAGAGGCAATAAACCTATAGAATGGCAAACCGAGCCGATTTTTTACAAAATATGCTTGAATATAAGCCGAAATGGAAGAGTAGTAAGTAATATTAGTTAAACTAAGGCCTAGGTTAGCAAAAGCATCAGCACAACTGTTGCCTTCCCTATAAATGTGAGAGACTAAAAAGTTCTATTTAGAGACTAAATTTATACAATTAATCCACCTATTCCTTATATGCCAAGGAACAAAAAGAGCAGACTTGAATGCTTTAACAATCGTCGTTGAATCGGTTTCCAACCAAAGATAATTCTAATGATTCTCATAGgcaaacacaattacaaacatcGCACCCGAGAGTTTGACAAtgagagaagtggaagaatccaACCAAATGGAAAAAGCACCAAGAAAGGTACCATCACTGTTGCGCGAAATACCCCCACAATTCCCATTTGAAGCAACAGAAGCACCATCACAGTTAATTTTCATCCAATTCCTAGGAAGAGGTTCCCAAATAACCTCAATGATACTTGGAGCACGGGGAGGACGAATAGAAACCCGAAAATTCTTAAGAATCATATAAACTCTTGCATATCCAAAAAATAACCAACCTCGGTGCTACCAGCTAAAGAGACCCGCATCCAGAATACTAGAAGTAGTGGAAGAAATACTAACACCCAAGTTTTGGAATCTAATCTTATTTCGAGCTTTCCAAATAGCGTTAATAACAAAAATCACCGTAGCATTGTGTAAAGCTTTACATTGGCCTGACGTCCTCTTGCTGAGTAAGAGTCTCACATCTTCCCACCCTTTTATCGAGCCGTAAAAATGCAACATCTGACCGACCCACACCCAGAGATGAGAAgcaaatttaaaaaggaaaaataggtgATGAGAAGATTTTTCCTCCTCCTTACATAAATCTCACTGAGACGGAAAAGCAACATTCCTTCGTTTCCATTGATCATCAGTGGCAAATTTGTTGTGAAGCAATTTCCAAACCATACAGGATTTTGAGGGTGGTATTGTTTTAGCCCAAATCCAACGCCGCGAATTCGAAAGAGTGCCTCTAGATCTCTTGAAGTCATAGCGAAGTTTAGAAGAAAGTTCACCCGTGGGAGAGTGTTTCCAAACTCTAGTATCCTCTCGAAGATCATGCGGAATATGGGAATTACGGATACGCAATTGAATCGATAGGGGAATAGGCGTAGAAGATTTTGAAAAATCCCACGACCATTAGCAAGAATATTGCTCACTTTGTGATCAATCAAGCCATTTGGATCATCCTCCTCGAGATGAAAAGGATCACCACACCAATTGTCGAACTAGAGACTAATGGATTCCCCATTTCCAAAGCACCGGGCAGTATTCTAAATAACCTTTCTCAAAGTTCTACTTCTCAGTAACAGAGCCCAAGAATCATAGGAGTTTACAAGATCCCAGGCGAGATTCAGATTAATGAACAAGTATTTTCTTTATtagcaaaaaataaataaatatgaaagaaTTAGCTTTAAAATGTCAAAAGGCAAACATTATTCTAAAATTTAAgggaaaattatttataaattataatttgatgtaataacatatattaatttaatttagagatattaatattTATTGGAAAATAAGAAATGGTATATGaattaatattattcaatttaatATGCCAAACAagattattctttattttaaataaataaattcttaaGTTTATGATATACAATAATGACCAAAAGAACAAGGAATAGGAACAAATTATCTGATATATcatatttattgaaaaataattttaataaaaataataggaaatACAAAAAAAAGGAAATACATAAATAACTTATTATTTTAGTACAAACCTTTTATTGCACTTTAATTATGACAAAAGAAAAAGCTATTAATAGAAAAACTACAACCAAGAAGAAAAACCTATACAATATACATACAAccaatttgattttttaatctCAAAATGAAAATGAATGTATTAAAactagggttaaatacgtttttagtccctataaatatgtgaccctacatttttagtccctataatatttttctttattgaatggtccttctaaaatttttatgcatgtaatTTCAGTCCCTGCTGTCAAActaatgtgtattttagaatgattattttgcagacatgttcataatatcttacaaaattcctggaaaaaaaagaaactcaaaatttaatttctaagttgagattttcattaattttattattattttttgaaatttgaaaaattcatattaattcttctcgttttataaaattctaaaacttggtaaataaatattttacagtatcctaaacatatataaaaaaaattccgCTCCTTTTATTCACGCAAATACAACTATATACCATTTTTTTTAGAGTATATATATGCACAACACACCTCTAGTTCTCTAACTTTCTCATGTATTTCAAtactatttattatattattatggaTCACAAAAACCATAGTTTAGAGGAGCAAGAACTTATCGAATATATTTATAGGGAAGCAAAATAAGTACTAATAGTGAAACCACTCAACCGTTATCAACTCTGCCCGATCAAATTGGTGATTATGTTATAGAGCAAATTAATGTAAGTTACTCTTATAGTTAATCTCCTTGTTAATTCATGTTATAAAGTGTATGCAATTGATATACCTTTTCATATAAAATATAAGCACAATTGTTCAATTGTTCAATGTATTTAGTTTGAAATTTAGATTCGatacattttatattttattttacttttaatgaAATGTTGACTAAAAAACATTTTATTtgttgtgatatatatatatatatatatatatatatatatatatatatatatatatatatatatatatatatatatatatatatatatatatatatatatatatatatatatatatatatatggagaaaTTAAGAAAATTAGAAGATGGTGAAGATCAAGAGCATCAGTTGGCTATGGTTGTATTTAAAGAGGATGGTGCAAGTGAATGCTAACTTTTAATTTTGGAAATTTTCAAAGTTGTTGAACTTTTGTGAATTTTAATGTTATTTGTTCATCTAATTCTTTTGCTTAACAAATCTTTTTTCTCTTTGAATTGATGGTAGTCTTTCGCTTTTTTTGCTGATTTTTTTGTCTTTATCCttatatttgcttttttttttttaaatattctttctttatcaagttttttgtttttttattattattttctttattttaatatatgCATTTGTTATAAA comes from Vicia villosa cultivar HV-30 ecotype Madison, WI unplaced genomic scaffold, Vvil1.0 ctg.000823F_1_1, whole genome shotgun sequence and encodes:
- the LOC131631433 gene encoding uncharacterized protein LOC131631433 translates to MGTERRKTKRYTFKSPKIEELRKLGSLIANQESFCDKYGKFLYLLKTKIKEGILSTLVQSYDPLYHCSTFPNYQILPTLEEYASIIGLPITGKIPFTGLEGDTKSHDIAKFSHLRNDEIEKNMVTKGGLLGFPAQFMIEKALAFSKEERMDDFEAVFAMLVYGLFLFPDSENFVDINAIKVSMKGNHVPTLLGDTYYSIHLRNSYGKGMITFCTPFLYKWYISHFPNTNDFWDLQE